In Duganella zoogloeoides, a single genomic region encodes these proteins:
- a CDS encoding efflux RND transporter permease subunit gives MSPSAPFIQRPVATSLLMLAIVLAGLVGFKFLPLSALPQVDFPTIQVQTLYPGGSPEVMGQTVTAPLERQFGQMSGLQRMSSTSAAGVSIITLQFGLGQTLEVAEQEVQAAINAGTSLLPTDLPAPPVYAKVNPADAPVLTLAITSDTMPLTEVQNIVNTRLALKISQVSGVGLVTLSGGQRPAVRIQADTNLLASYGLGLDTLRTVITSSNSNGAKGSFDGPTRAYTINANDQLVTAKDYRDLVLTYKNGAPVRLSDVAQVVDSAENVELGAWAGSQNDLKQAIILNVQRQPGANVIATVDAIKARLPELEAGLPGAIKVEVLSDRTTGIRASVKHVGMELLLAVVLVVLVIFAFLHSMRATIIASLSVPISLIGTCGVMYLLGYSLNNLSLMALTIATGFVVDDAIVMIENIARYIEEGDAPMPAALRGAKQIGFTIISLTVSLIAVLIPLLFMGDVVGRLFREFAMALAITILISAVVSLTLVPMMSARWLKPHGEEKPSRFAIKFQHFFDWVVGHYDRSLTWVIARSGLTLLVALGTMLLTVLLYIAIPKGLFPTQDTGQLQARLETGKAVSYARMAELQQQAARAILDDPAVGTLSSVVGVDAANNSMLHTGSMLINLKHDRSGNQQDIMDRLRSRVAQIPGMTLYLQPTQDLTIDAESGPTQFRVSIEGADNATVNEWATKLADQMRTKKELRNVVSDVGASANAAYISIDRDTASRLSVTAASIDDALYSAFGQRIVSTIFTETNQYRVILEAKNDSITSPQDLINLQLRTGSGKATPLSAVATISERPAPLQVTHVAQYPATTLGFDTASGVSLGTAVDAIRQAAVDIKFPQSVTLTFLGASGAYQNSLSNQLWLILAAVVCVYIVLGVLYESYVHPLTILSTLPSAGVGALLALMITGQDLGVIGIIGIILLIGIVKKNAIMMIDFAIEAEREGGKSPRDAIHQAALLRFRPIIMTTLAALFAAVPLMLGWGEGAELRRPLGLAIFGGLIVSQLLTLFTTPVIYLAFDSLGRRFGGGQPARKHDDAYPVEGGAL, from the coding sequence ATGAGTCCATCCGCTCCCTTTATCCAGCGGCCGGTAGCGACCTCGCTGCTGATGCTGGCGATCGTGCTGGCCGGCCTGGTAGGCTTCAAGTTCCTGCCGCTGTCGGCGCTGCCGCAAGTCGATTTCCCCACCATCCAGGTGCAAACGCTTTACCCGGGCGGCAGCCCGGAGGTAATGGGCCAGACCGTGACCGCGCCGCTGGAACGCCAGTTCGGCCAGATGTCGGGCTTGCAGCGCATGAGTTCCACCAGCGCCGCCGGCGTGTCCATCATCACCTTGCAGTTCGGCCTGGGCCAGACGCTGGAAGTGGCCGAGCAGGAAGTGCAGGCCGCCATCAACGCCGGCACGTCGCTGCTGCCTACCGATTTGCCGGCGCCGCCCGTGTACGCCAAGGTCAACCCGGCCGATGCGCCGGTGCTCACATTGGCGATCACGTCCGACACCATGCCGCTGACGGAAGTGCAGAACATCGTCAACACGCGCCTGGCGCTGAAAATTTCGCAAGTTTCGGGCGTGGGCCTGGTGACCCTGTCCGGCGGCCAGCGCCCGGCCGTGCGCATCCAGGCCGACACGAACCTGCTGGCATCGTACGGGCTGGGGCTCGATACGCTGCGCACGGTGATCACGTCGTCCAACTCCAACGGCGCCAAGGGCAGTTTCGACGGCCCCACGCGCGCCTATACCATCAACGCCAACGACCAGCTGGTCACCGCCAAGGACTACCGCGACCTGGTGCTGACCTATAAGAACGGTGCCCCGGTGCGCCTGTCCGACGTGGCGCAGGTGGTCGATAGCGCCGAAAACGTGGAACTGGGCGCCTGGGCCGGCTCGCAGAACGACCTCAAACAGGCCATCATCCTCAACGTCCAGCGCCAGCCTGGCGCCAACGTGATCGCCACCGTGGACGCCATCAAGGCACGCCTGCCGGAACTGGAAGCGGGCCTGCCGGGCGCGATCAAGGTCGAGGTGCTGAGCGACCGCACCACCGGCATCCGCGCCTCGGTCAAGCACGTGGGCATGGAGCTGCTGCTGGCCGTGGTGCTGGTGGTGCTGGTGATCTTCGCCTTTTTGCACAGCATGCGCGCGACCATCATCGCCAGCCTGTCGGTGCCGATCTCGCTGATCGGTACCTGCGGCGTGATGTACTTGCTCGGCTACAGCCTGAACAACCTGTCGCTGATGGCGCTCACCATTGCCACCGGCTTCGTGGTCGATGATGCCATCGTCATGATCGAAAACATCGCCCGCTATATCGAAGAGGGGGACGCGCCGATGCCGGCCGCGCTGCGCGGCGCCAAGCAGATCGGCTTTACCATCATTTCGCTGACCGTGTCGCTGATCGCGGTGCTGATTCCGCTGCTGTTCATGGGCGACGTGGTGGGCCGGCTGTTCCGCGAATTCGCGATGGCGCTGGCGATCACCATTTTGATTTCGGCCGTGGTGTCGCTGACGCTGGTGCCGATGATGTCGGCGCGCTGGCTCAAACCCCATGGCGAGGAAAAGCCGAGCCGTTTCGCCATCAAGTTCCAGCATTTCTTCGACTGGGTGGTGGGCCACTACGACCGGTCGCTCACCTGGGTGATTGCGCGCAGCGGCCTGACCTTGCTGGTGGCGCTGGGCACCATGCTGCTGACGGTGCTGCTGTATATCGCCATCCCGAAAGGCCTGTTCCCGACGCAGGACACGGGCCAGTTGCAGGCGCGCCTGGAAACCGGCAAGGCCGTCTCGTATGCGCGCATGGCCGAACTGCAGCAGCAGGCTGCGCGCGCCATCCTCGACGATCCGGCCGTGGGCACGCTCAGCTCCGTGGTCGGCGTGGACGCCGCCAACAACAGCATGCTCCACACCGGCAGCATGCTGATCAACCTGAAACACGACCGCTCCGGCAACCAGCAGGACATCATGGACCGCCTGCGTTCACGCGTGGCGCAGATTCCGGGCATGACCTTGTACCTGCAACCCACCCAGGATCTGACCATCGACGCCGAATCGGGACCTACCCAGTTCCGCGTGTCGATCGAGGGGGCCGATAACGCCACCGTCAACGAGTGGGCCACCAAGCTGGCCGACCAGATGCGTACCAAGAAGGAGCTGCGCAACGTGGTGTCCGACGTGGGCGCCAGCGCCAATGCCGCATACATCTCGATCGACCGCGATACGGCGTCGCGCCTGTCAGTCACCGCTGCGTCGATCGACGATGCGCTGTACAGCGCCTTCGGCCAGCGCATCGTTTCCACCATCTTCACCGAGACCAACCAGTACCGCGTGATCCTGGAAGCGAAGAACGATTCCATCACGTCGCCGCAGGATCTGATCAACCTGCAATTGCGTACCGGCTCGGGCAAGGCCACGCCGCTGTCGGCGGTGGCCACCATCAGCGAGCGTCCGGCGCCGTTGCAGGTCACGCACGTGGCGCAGTATCCGGCCACCACGCTCGGTTTCGACACCGCCAGCGGCGTCTCGCTCGGTACGGCCGTGGATGCGATCCGCCAGGCCGCCGTGGACATCAAGTTCCCGCAGTCGGTCACGCTGACCTTCCTCGGCGCCTCCGGTGCGTACCAGAATTCGCTGTCCAACCAGCTATGGCTGATCCTGGCGGCGGTGGTGTGCGTGTACATCGTGCTCGGTGTGCTGTACGAGAGCTATGTGCATCCGCTGACCATCCTGTCCACCCTGCCGTCGGCCGGCGTGGGCGCGCTGCTGGCGCTGATGATCACGGGCCAGGACCTGGGGGTGATCGGCATTATCGGCATCATCCTCCTGATCGGCATCGTCAAGAAGAACGCCATCATGATGATCGACTTTGCCATCGAGGCCGAGCGCGAAGGGGGCAAGTCGCCGCGCGACGCCATTCACCAGGCCGCGCTGCTGCGCTTCCGCCCCATCATCATGACCACGCTGGCGGCGCTGTTTGCGGCGGTACCGCTGATGCTGGGCTGGGGCGAGGGCGCCGAGCTGCGCCGGCCCCTGGGCCTGGCCATCTTCGGTGGCCTGATCGTCAGCCAGCTGCTCACGCTGTTTACCACGCCGGTGATCTATCTTGCCTTCGACAGCCTGGGACGCCGCTTTGGCGGAGGCCAGCCGGCCCGCAAGCACGATGATGCGTATCCGGTCGAAGGCGGTGCGCTGTGA
- a CDS encoding efflux transporter outer membrane subunit, with amino-acid sequence MSTHVPVFRPATIVLTLASALLASGCAVGPAYQVPATPSPAAFKEAAPAAEKVAAGWTEAAPADMLERGPWWQLFGDEQLNQMAASLEVTNQNVAVAAANYAQARALVAEQRAALFPVVDLSATANRSGGGGDTRATNAYRTSIGASWEPDVWGKLRAGANSAEASLQVSAADLAAARLSAQGELATNYLSLRMTDAQKELLDATTEGYERVLQITQNRFDAGVTAKSDLLQAQTQLANARIDQVSLVRQRAVLEHAIAVLLGRAASDFAIAPAKWAVVVPDVPTGVPSTLLQRRPDIAAAERRVAVANEQIGISRAAYFPSLTLSGSYGFGSNATGGLFNASNSLWSLGLSAAQTLFDAGAIKARVAGAEASRDAAIASYRQTVLTAFADVENQLSATRALALQLELRRAASEAADQVEAQMLNRYRAGQVNYTEVVTAQTTALNARRALIQAQGDRQTTAVALIQSLGGGWHVAAQ; translated from the coding sequence ATGAGCACACACGTACCTGTTTTTCGTCCTGCGACCATCGTCCTGACCTTGGCGTCTGCGCTGCTGGCGAGCGGCTGCGCGGTCGGTCCCGCCTACCAGGTGCCGGCCACCCCGAGCCCTGCCGCTTTCAAGGAAGCCGCGCCCGCCGCCGAGAAAGTGGCCGCCGGCTGGACCGAGGCCGCGCCGGCCGACATGCTCGAGCGCGGCCCGTGGTGGCAGCTGTTCGGCGATGAGCAATTGAACCAGATGGCCGCCAGCCTGGAAGTGACCAACCAGAACGTGGCGGTGGCCGCCGCCAACTACGCGCAGGCCCGGGCGCTGGTGGCCGAGCAGCGCGCGGCGCTGTTCCCGGTGGTGGATTTGTCCGCCACCGCCAACCGCTCCGGCGGTGGCGGCGACACCCGCGCCACCAATGCCTACCGCACCAGCATCGGCGCCAGCTGGGAGCCGGACGTGTGGGGCAAGCTGCGCGCCGGCGCCAACAGCGCCGAGGCGAGCTTGCAGGTGAGCGCTGCCGACCTGGCCGCCGCGCGCCTGTCCGCGCAAGGCGAGCTGGCCACCAATTACCTGTCGCTGCGCATGACCGACGCCCAGAAGGAGCTGCTCGACGCCACCACCGAGGGCTACGAGCGGGTGCTGCAAATTACCCAGAACCGTTTTGATGCCGGCGTCACCGCCAAGTCGGACCTGTTGCAGGCGCAAACCCAGCTGGCCAACGCCCGCATCGACCAGGTGAGCCTGGTGCGCCAGCGCGCCGTGCTCGAACATGCGATCGCGGTCCTGCTGGGCCGCGCCGCCAGCGACTTCGCCATCGCTCCCGCCAAGTGGGCGGTGGTGGTGCCCGATGTGCCGACCGGCGTGCCTTCGACCTTGCTGCAACGGCGGCCCGACATTGCCGCCGCCGAGCGCCGGGTGGCCGTGGCGAACGAGCAGATCGGCATTTCGCGCGCCGCGTACTTCCCGAGCCTGACGCTGAGCGGTTCGTACGGTTTCGGGTCGAACGCGACCGGCGGCTTGTTCAATGCGTCGAACAGCCTGTGGTCGCTGGGCCTGTCGGCGGCGCAAACGCTGTTCGACGCCGGCGCCATCAAGGCCCGCGTGGCCGGCGCCGAAGCCTCGCGCGACGCGGCCATTGCCAGCTACCGCCAGACCGTGCTGACCGCGTTTGCGGACGTGGAAAACCAGTTGTCGGCCACGCGCGCGCTGGCGCTGCAGCTCGAATTGCGTCGTGCCGCATCGGAAGCGGCCGACCAGGTGGAGGCGCAAATGCTCAACCGCTACCGCGCCGGCCAGGTCAACTACACCGAGGTGGTAACCGCCCAGACTACCGCGCTCAACGCGCGCCGCGCTTTGATCCAGGCCCAGGGCGACCGCCAGACCACGGCGGTGGCGCTGATCCAGTCGCTCGGCGGCGGCTGGCACGTGGCGGCGCAGTAG
- a CDS encoding CheR family methyltransferase produces the protein MNSPSTATEVPAAPGSGQGCVQAGQVPVVGIGASAGGFDPICEFLASVAPASGFAYVVVQHRDPSQQSILPQLLQRVTRMPVAELAHGMAVQADQVYVAPASGVCGFDSGCFTVRPAEGHHPIDSFFRALAACCGEHAVGITLSGAGADGTIGLAAIRDAGGLTMAQLPASARFDPMPASAIAAKAVDIVALPAEMAAQVANWRRRRANEQAGTLLTQADDQRAALQQMYQLLLQHTGASFADYKLSTVMRRIDRRMKLRQFATLPDYVRWMADNPAEIELLFKELLIGVTSFFRDAAVWDYLGSQALPRLLAEHPDGAAFKAWVPACSTGEEAYSLAIVFDEMLERLRPAARYTLQIFATDLDGDAIDRARQGQFHAAVAGDIAPERLRRYFTPADNGGFRIRKDLRSSIIFARQNLISDPPFTKLDILCCRNLLIYFTPRLQRQLIPLFHYALKRNALLVLGSADTPGRFHELFAPLPGTSRVYRRLYAEPGRVSSYFPTRAANAALPATPQSGQAIMKENLQTQVEQQLLRKHSPAAVLLNADGDILYIHGRTGEFLEPAAGKANWNIHAMARDGLRHELAALVQNAAQTEQKVETRGLIQQDANGRPARSLDITAEAMPRNGPLAGTVLVTFTSCALPPQKRRPRPAQPLVLELEQQLAQARLEIQAVRDEMQASREELKSANEELQSTNEELQSTNEELTTSKEEMQSLNEELYTVNAELQSKVDDLSLINGDMKNLLNSTDIATIFLDNALRIRRYTDQATRIYKLIPGDVQRLLSDIASDLDYPGLEADAEGVLRTLVVCEKHVPTRSGGWYTVRIMPYRTVDNVIDGVVVTFINITEAKQLEAQLRSMQNGAA, from the coding sequence ATGAATTCACCCAGCACTGCCACCGAAGTCCCGGCTGCACCAGGCAGCGGGCAGGGGTGCGTTCAAGCCGGACAGGTGCCGGTCGTGGGCATCGGCGCTTCTGCCGGCGGTTTCGATCCCATCTGCGAATTCCTGGCCAGCGTGGCGCCCGCCAGCGGCTTCGCCTACGTGGTGGTGCAGCACCGCGATCCGTCGCAGCAGTCGATCCTGCCGCAGTTGCTGCAACGCGTGACGCGCATGCCGGTGGCCGAGCTGGCGCACGGTATGGCGGTGCAAGCCGACCAGGTGTACGTGGCGCCGGCCAGCGGCGTTTGCGGTTTCGACAGCGGTTGCTTTACCGTCCGGCCGGCCGAGGGGCACCATCCGATCGACAGTTTTTTCCGCGCGCTCGCCGCTTGCTGCGGTGAGCATGCCGTGGGCATTACGCTGTCCGGCGCCGGCGCCGACGGCACCATCGGCCTGGCAGCGATCCGCGATGCCGGCGGCCTGACCATGGCGCAGTTGCCGGCGTCGGCGCGCTTCGACCCCATGCCGGCCAGCGCGATTGCCGCGAAGGCGGTGGACATCGTGGCGCTGCCGGCCGAGATGGCGGCGCAGGTGGCCAACTGGCGCCGCCGCCGCGCCAACGAACAGGCGGGCACGCTGCTGACGCAGGCAGACGACCAGCGCGCGGCCTTGCAGCAGATGTACCAGTTGCTGCTCCAGCACACCGGCGCCAGCTTTGCCGACTACAAGCTCAGTACCGTGATGCGCCGCATCGACCGCCGCATGAAGCTGCGCCAGTTCGCCACCTTGCCCGACTACGTGCGCTGGATGGCGGACAACCCGGCGGAAATCGAGTTGCTGTTCAAGGAACTGCTGATCGGCGTGACCAGCTTTTTTCGCGATGCTGCCGTGTGGGATTACCTCGGCAGTCAGGCGCTGCCACGCTTGCTGGCCGAGCACCCGGACGGCGCCGCGTTCAAGGCCTGGGTACCGGCCTGCTCCACCGGCGAGGAGGCGTATTCGCTGGCCATCGTCTTCGACGAAATGCTCGAACGGTTACGCCCGGCCGCGCGCTACACGCTGCAAATCTTCGCCACCGACCTCGATGGTGACGCCATCGACCGCGCGCGCCAGGGACAGTTCCACGCCGCTGTTGCCGGCGACATCGCGCCGGAACGGCTGCGCCGCTATTTCACGCCGGCCGACAACGGCGGCTTCCGTATCCGCAAGGACTTGCGCAGTTCCATCATCTTCGCGCGCCAGAACCTGATTTCCGATCCGCCGTTTACCAAGCTCGATATCCTGTGCTGCCGCAACCTGCTGATCTATTTCACGCCGCGGCTGCAGAGGCAACTGATTCCGTTATTCCATTACGCGCTCAAGCGCAACGCCCTGCTGGTGCTGGGCAGTGCCGACACGCCGGGTCGCTTCCACGAGCTGTTCGCGCCGTTGCCCGGCACCAGCCGCGTGTACCGCCGGCTCTATGCAGAACCCGGGCGCGTTTCCAGCTACTTCCCTACACGGGCCGCCAATGCGGCGCTGCCCGCCACACCTCAGAGCGGCCAGGCCATCATGAAAGAAAACCTGCAAACCCAGGTCGAGCAACAGCTGTTGCGCAAGCACTCGCCGGCAGCCGTGCTGCTTAATGCTGACGGCGATATTCTTTATATCCACGGGCGTACCGGCGAGTTCCTGGAGCCGGCGGCCGGCAAGGCCAACTGGAATATTCACGCCATGGCACGCGATGGCCTGCGCCACGAATTGGCCGCGTTGGTGCAAAACGCCGCGCAGACCGAGCAGAAGGTGGAAACGCGTGGCCTGATCCAGCAAGACGCCAACGGCCGCCCCGCGCGTTCGCTCGACATCACGGCGGAAGCGATGCCGCGCAACGGGCCGCTGGCCGGTACCGTCCTGGTGACTTTCACCAGTTGCGCGCTGCCGCCGCAAAAACGCCGTCCGCGTCCGGCCCAGCCGCTGGTGCTGGAACTGGAACAGCAACTGGCGCAGGCGCGGCTGGAAATCCAGGCCGTGCGCGACGAAATGCAGGCCTCGCGCGAGGAGCTCAAGTCCGCCAACGAGGAACTGCAATCGACCAACGAGGAGCTGCAATCGACCAACGAGGAACTGACTACCTCCAAGGAAGAAATGCAGTCGCTGAACGAGGAGCTGTACACGGTCAACGCCGAGTTGCAGTCTAAGGTGGACGACCTGTCGCTGATCAACGGCGACATGAAGAACCTGCTCAACAGCACCGACATCGCCACCATCTTCCTCGACAACGCCTTGCGTATCCGCCGCTACACCGACCAGGCCACGCGCATCTACAAACTGATTCCCGGCGATGTGCAGCGCCTGCTCAGCGACATCGCCAGCGACCTCGATTACCCGGGCCTGGAAGCGGATGCCGAGGGTGTGCTGCGCACGCTGGTGGTGTGCGAGAAGCACGTGCCTACCCGCAGCGGCGGCTGGTACACGGTGCGCATCATGCCTTACCGGACGGTGGACAACGTGATCGACGGCGTGGTGGTCACCTTCATCAACATCACCGAGGCGAAGCAGCTGGAGGCACAGTTGCGGTCCATGCAAAATGGCGCGGCGTGA
- a CDS encoding efflux RND transporter permease subunit has translation MNLSSPFVKRPIATVLLTIGLALAGIGAFFVLPVAPLPQVDFPVISVSASLPGASPSTMASSVATPLERHLGVIAGVNEMTSSSNTGSANVTLQFDLNRNVDAVAREVQAAINASRVDLPATLRSNPTYRKANTSGSPVMILALTSKTRTPGQIYDAVSNVVVQRLSQVSGIGDVELGGGSLPAVRVELNPYTLNKVGLSMEDVRAAIQATNANRPRGALQGDGRRLQIYTESVNGEGGRSAANYRNLVVGWRDGTAIRLQDVAEVVDGVEDQNNLGLFNGQPAIIVLLRPQAGANVIETVDSVRAQLPALQAQLPPDVTVSVASDSTNSIRSSLHEIEITLIISILLVVLVVSAFLRNLRATIIPAVATIVSLLGTFGVMYLLGFSLNNLSLMALTVATGFVVDDAIVVLENTTRHIEAGMDRMTAALLGAREVGFTVLSISLSLIAVFIPLLFMGGQFGALFKEFAVTLSAAVMISLVVSLTTTPMMCAWLLKADQHTAKPGRIARVFERGFDRILKGYEHGLDWALSSVWLVMLGLLFVVGLNFYLFAAIPKGGFPQQDTGQINGGIRADQSISFQAMQGKLRQLVNIIKDDPDVATVVGFTGGRRAGGGFMFINLKPANERTVAGNAVLARLRPKLAKVTGVSLFLSPVQDLRSGGRSANANYQYTLKSDNEADLKKWATRLAEAMKGQPGMIDVDSDQAENGVETYVTVDKDSASRLGITSRDIDNALYNSFGQRQVATIYDEVNQYHVIMEVAREYSRSPESLKDVYVPSKGLPSPTASNPSGAPAATTTTTTASGTTTTASSTGLAANVSAPAVRDASSGSALSTSATTMVPLSSVATFAESSTATSINHQDGELATTIAFNLVEGVSLSDATVQIAAAEAAIGLPNNVRGSFQGSAKNAQDSNKALPLLILAAIVVIYIVLGILYESLVHPVTVLTTLPSAGVGAVLALLLFKMEFSTIALIGIFLLIGIVKKNAILIIDFALEAERSRGLSPLEAVREACLLRFRPILMTTVAAALGALPLAIGFGEGSELRRPLGVTIVGGLIASQLLTLFTTPVVYILMDKLRRRSPSEQQLSRIHGEQATAAPTTP, from the coding sequence GTGAACCTGTCGTCGCCCTTCGTCAAGCGGCCGATCGCCACCGTCCTGCTGACGATCGGCCTGGCGCTGGCTGGCATCGGCGCGTTCTTCGTGCTGCCGGTGGCGCCGCTGCCGCAGGTGGACTTCCCGGTCATCTCGGTGTCGGCCAGCCTGCCGGGCGCCAGCCCCTCGACCATGGCGTCGAGCGTGGCCACGCCGCTCGAACGGCATTTGGGCGTCATCGCCGGGGTCAACGAAATGACCTCGAGCTCGAACACGGGCAGCGCCAACGTCACCTTGCAGTTCGATCTCAATCGTAACGTCGATGCGGTGGCGCGCGAGGTGCAGGCGGCAATCAACGCCAGCCGCGTCGATCTGCCGGCCACGCTGCGCAGCAACCCCACCTACCGCAAGGCCAATACGTCCGGCTCGCCGGTGATGATCCTGGCGCTCACGTCCAAGACGCGCACACCGGGTCAGATCTACGATGCCGTCTCCAACGTGGTGGTGCAGCGCCTGTCGCAGGTGAGCGGCATCGGCGACGTGGAGCTGGGCGGCGGTTCGCTGCCGGCGGTGCGGGTGGAACTGAACCCGTACACGCTCAACAAGGTAGGACTGTCGATGGAGGACGTACGCGCCGCCATCCAGGCCACCAACGCCAACCGCCCGCGCGGCGCCCTGCAGGGCGACGGCCGCCGGCTGCAAATCTATACCGAATCGGTGAACGGGGAGGGCGGCCGCAGCGCCGCCAACTACCGCAACCTGGTGGTGGGCTGGCGCGACGGCACCGCCATCCGGCTGCAGGACGTGGCCGAAGTGGTCGATGGCGTGGAAGACCAGAACAACCTGGGCCTGTTCAACGGCCAGCCGGCCATCATCGTGCTGCTGCGGCCCCAGGCCGGCGCCAACGTGATCGAGACCGTGGACAGCGTGCGCGCGCAACTGCCTGCCTTGCAGGCCCAGTTGCCGCCCGATGTGACGGTGTCGGTTGCCAGCGACAGCACCAATTCCATCCGCTCCTCGCTGCACGAGATCGAGATTACACTGATCATCTCGATCCTGCTGGTGGTGCTGGTGGTGAGCGCCTTCCTGCGCAATCTGCGCGCCACCATCATTCCTGCCGTGGCCACCATCGTCTCGCTGCTCGGTACCTTCGGCGTGATGTACCTGCTCGGCTTCTCGCTCAACAACCTGTCGCTGATGGCGCTGACGGTGGCCACCGGCTTCGTGGTCGATGACGCCATCGTGGTGCTGGAAAACACCACGCGCCACATCGAGGCCGGCATGGACCGCATGACGGCGGCATTGCTCGGTGCGCGCGAGGTGGGTTTCACCGTGCTGTCCATCAGCCTGTCGCTGATCGCCGTGTTCATTCCGCTGTTGTTCATGGGCGGCCAGTTCGGCGCGCTGTTCAAGGAGTTTGCCGTCACCCTGTCGGCGGCGGTGATGATTTCGCTGGTGGTGTCGCTCACCACCACGCCGATGATGTGCGCCTGGCTGCTCAAGGCCGACCAGCACACCGCCAAGCCGGGCCGCATTGCGCGCGTGTTCGAACGCGGTTTCGACCGCATCCTGAAAGGCTACGAGCATGGCCTGGACTGGGCCTTGTCGAGCGTGTGGCTGGTGATGCTGGGATTGCTGTTCGTGGTGGGCCTGAATTTTTACCTGTTCGCGGCTATTCCCAAGGGCGGCTTCCCGCAGCAGGATACGGGCCAGATCAACGGCGGTATCCGCGCCGACCAGAGCATCTCGTTCCAGGCCATGCAGGGCAAGCTGCGCCAACTGGTGAACATCATCAAGGACGATCCCGATGTCGCCACGGTGGTGGGCTTTACCGGCGGGCGGCGTGCCGGCGGCGGCTTCATGTTCATCAACCTCAAACCCGCCAACGAGCGCACCGTCGCCGGCAACGCCGTGCTGGCGCGCCTGCGGCCGAAGCTGGCCAAGGTGACCGGCGTGAGCCTGTTCCTCAGTCCCGTGCAGGACTTGCGTTCGGGCGGCCGTTCGGCCAACGCCAACTACCAGTACACGCTCAAGAGCGACAACGAGGCCGATCTGAAAAAATGGGCCACGCGCCTGGCCGAGGCCATGAAAGGCCAGCCCGGCATGATCGACGTCGATAGCGACCAGGCCGAGAACGGCGTGGAGACCTATGTCACCGTGGACAAGGACAGCGCGTCGCGCCTGGGCATCACGTCCAGGGACATCGACAATGCGCTATACAACAGCTTCGGCCAGCGCCAGGTGGCCACCATCTACGATGAGGTCAACCAGTATCACGTGATCATGGAAGTGGCGCGCGAATACAGCCGCAGTCCCGAGTCGCTCAAGGATGTGTATGTGCCGTCGAAAGGGCTGCCGTCGCCCACGGCGTCCAATCCGAGCGGCGCGCCCGCTGCGACCACCACCACGACCACCGCCAGCGGCACCACCACCACCGCGAGCAGCACCGGCCTGGCGGCCAACGTGTCGGCGCCGGCGGTGCGCGACGCCTCATCCGGTTCTGCGCTGAGCACCTCGGCCACCACCATGGTGCCGCTGTCGTCGGTGGCCACGTTTGCCGAGAGTTCCACGGCCACCTCGATCAACCACCAGGACGGCGAGCTGGCCACCACCATCGCCTTCAACCTGGTGGAAGGCGTGAGCCTGTCCGACGCAACGGTGCAGATTGCCGCCGCCGAAGCGGCGATCGGCCTGCCGAACAATGTGCGCGGCAGCTTCCAGGGCTCGGCCAAGAACGCCCAGGACAGCAACAAGGCGCTGCCGCTGCTGATCCTGGCCGCCATCGTGGTCATCTACATCGTGCTGGGCATCCTGTACGAAAGCCTGGTGCACCCGGTGACCGTGCTGACCACCTTGCCGTCGGCGGGCGTGGGCGCGGTGCTGGCGCTGCTGCTGTTCAAGATGGAGTTCTCGACCATCGCCCTGATCGGGATTTTCCTGTTGATCGGCATCGTCAAGAAGAACGCCATTCTGATCATCGACTTCGCGCTGGAGGCAGAGCGTTCGCGCGGGCTGTCACCGCTGGAGGCAGTGCGCGAGGCATGCCTGCTGCGCTTCCGCCCGATCCTGATGACCACCGTGGCTGCCGCGCTGGGCGCGCTGCCGCTGGCGATCGGCTTCGGCGAAGGTTCCGAGTTGCGCCGCCCGCTGGGCGTGACCATCGTCGGCGGCCTGATCGCCAGCCAGCTGCTGACCCTTTTCACCACGCCGGTGGTGTACATCCTGATGGACAAGCTGCGTCGCCGCAGCCCGTCCGAACAACAACTGAGCAGAATCCACGGCGAGCAGGCAACTGCGGCGCCGACCACACCATGA